The following nucleotide sequence is from Acinonyx jubatus isolate Ajub_Pintada_27869175 chromosome E3, VMU_Ajub_asm_v1.0, whole genome shotgun sequence.
acacacaaacacacacatgctgaAAAATCTCTCCCCAATCATCTCCTGCttgaaaaaagtaattattttttcacTGTCTTTCTGCATTTGGTTTCACTGACTCCCACTCCTGCCAGAGGGTTCTGTCTAATGAGCAGATTGAATTAAAACCCTCAGTGACTTCTTAGTACCTCAGGACAAATGCAGACTCCTTGCCCTTCATGATCTTGTTCTGGTCACCCCCTTGGACCCTTCTCCTTCCTAGCCTCCACATGGCTGCAGGTATATCCGCAGATTGTCCAGGCTATTCTCTGTCCTGCCATACCCTTCCCACTCCAGCTTAGGCTCCTGAGTCCTACTCATGTTGTACCTGTACCAATGTCCCAGACCCTATTTAACGCTTCCATCCTGTGCAGCCCTAATCAGGATTAATGACACTGAAACTGTCTTTCTCTTTGGGGCAAGGAAGGGTCTACTTATTTGATTCAATACCCAAGCCCCTCTGCTGGCACAGAAAAGTTACCCAATCAGTGTGGCAGGTGTGAATGAATAATAGTAACATACCCACCACATAGTGCTAATCCCACAcctggcactgttctaggcaatttacatatataaactcATATATCCACACGACAACCCCAAGGTTGATACATCCTCGTTATACCAACATGGAAACTAGACCATTGAGCAGTTTAAGTAAGTTGTCCCAGCTAGTAAGTGCTGGGCTGGGGTTTGAACCAGCAGTTTGATTTTCCATAAATGAGTCAAGAGATGGAAGGAGAAGGTTGGGACAGCAGGGAAAGAACCCAGGTAGAATTTGGTCTGTGTGCTTTGCATCTAAGGATCTTCCCGCCCTCTCTCATTTCGCTCCCAGAAACCCCATTTTatgaagcaggaaagagagaCCCAGGGCGACCACAAATAACTCCGAGAGACCTGTGGAGGGAGCCGTGGAATTTATTTGGGGGTCCAGGAGCACGGGTGTAGCCGGTATGGGCTGGCTCCAAACTACAACTCCCAGGAGGCACCGGGCCCCCAAAGCCCACGCGACGTCACAGCGGCAGAGGGCGCAGGCGGCTCGGCTAGCCCGGCCGGTGGACTGTTGGGCCGTTTCGCTCGGACCtcggccctggccctggccctggcacCGCGGTAAGTGGAGCAACCCGCGCCAACCCTGCCTGCAGGGGCTTGGCGGCGCGCGCTCGTAGCCTCCGCCATTGAGCTGGGCTGTGGAGTGCGCGTGGACCGGGATGGCATCTACCATATAGGGGGGATACGGGCCGAACCAAGTGACCCTGCGGAGGGGAAACCCAGACGGCGACTCCCAGGCCGCTACTTTGGGGCAGTTGGGGGGACCATACTGTGTGCCACACATACGCAGACCACACTCGAGGGGCCCAGGTCTAAAGGACGCTGAGTAGGGGTCAACCCCGCCCCCTGAACGGGGGTCCCCAGGACCATAGGGAGCGGGGCGTTGTTTTCCAGCTGGGCGAGTCTGAGGGTCCCCAACCCTCCAAACACCAGATAGAGCCTCAAGTTGAAGAATTGCCTCGGAAAACAAGGTTTACAGGCTCGGTCTGTGTTTGGGAGGTGGTTGAATGAGTGGGCAGAGATTGCCCAGGTCTGATGATACCAGTGCCCACGTGGAGAGATGGATTGTCTGGATTCGGATCTTTACAACtaccccttccctttccctgacAGATGGGAACTGTTCCCTGGGGACTGAGCTTGTCAGCATCCTTGACCTGCTGTCGCCCCTGAAGTCAGAGAAGAGACCCTGCGGacccacacacaccccctgcCCTGTTTCGGGGTCGTGTCCTTGTATCTGGTCTTCTGCCCCTAGCAGCCGCCTAGTCcgacaaagaaacaaaggagcaGAGCAGAACGATGATATTGGCGTCCGTGCTGGGGAGTGGTCCCCGGAGCGGGCCTCCACTCCGGCCCTTACTGGGGCCTGCACTGTCGCTCCGGGCCCGCTCCACATCAGCCACCGATACGCACCACGTGGAGATGGCACGGGAGCGCTCCAAGACTGTCACCTCCTTTTACAATCAGTCGGCCATCGATGTGGCAGCGGAGAAGGTGCGCAGCTGGCAAGAGGCCGGAGCTGGAACGGGTgtccagggaaggggtggagctaatgtggtgggggtggggtgttgcAGATCCAGTGCTCAAAGCCCATCTGCCCCCTCCAGCCCTCAGTCCGCCTCACTCCAACCATGATGCTCTATTCAGGCCGCTCTCAGGACGGCAGCCACCTCCTGGTAAGATTTCTGCACCCTATTTCCCTCTTGGTCCCTGGAGCTCTGGCCCAGCCACTCATGTCCTGGCCCTgacttccctcttcttttctagaAAAGTGCCCGGTATTTGCAGCAAGAGTTGCCAGTGAGGATCGCTCACCGCATCAAAGGTTTTCGTAGCCTTCCTTTTATCATTGGCTGCAACCCCACCATATTACACGTGGTAAGGTGGTCTCAGGGGGCATGGGTTTCTCTAGAGGGGACCTTAGATCATTGTGCCCACTGCCCAAGGGGCATATTGGGAGATGGGACTAGAGTGGCAGAGACTTGTCTGCCAAAAGGTTTCAGGGCCATAGAAGACTCAGATCCAAGCCTTCAGAGGCCAAAGTTGAATATTCATGGAGGCTTAAAAGGCCATGATGGGAGTTTAAACCAAGTGAATTGAGGTGGATGGCAATCCCCATGGGTAAGCATGGGTGGCTGCTCTCTACCCAGTGCCCACAACATCCCTGTGAATTCCCACACCTCTTCCTTGCAGCACGAGTTGTACATCCGTGCCTTCCAGAAGCTGACAGACTTCCCTCCGGTGAGGGCTGGGCCAGGGTAAGGTGAGGGGCTGAGAGGTCAGGGCTGGAACATCCATGCTTATGACTCTGTGGCCTATAGATCAAGGACCAGGCGGATGAGGCCCGGTACTGCCAGCTGGTGCGACAGCTGCTGGACGACCACAAGGATGTGGTGACCCTCTTGGCTGAGGGCCTGCGTGAGAGCCGGAAGCACATAGAGGTTAGGGGCAGCACAGTGGGCACCCAAGACTACTGGGGGGCCTGGGAAAAGTACAGAGTTTCTGAGACTCCACTCTTTACAGGATGAGAAGCTTGTCCGCTACTTCTTGGACAAGACACTGACTTCAAGGCTTGGGATCCGTATGTTGGCCACACATCATCTGGCGCTGCATGAGGACAAGGTGGGGTGCTGGGATTTGAGACCTAtcaggtggggcagaggggactGAGCCAGGGGCCCCCTTGGGCTGGGGACTGGGCCAAGGGCCTGGGGAGAGGTTTGGGGCTGCCTCAGAGGTCCAAAGATTGCAAGCATTTGGTGGCCAAGGTGTGGGTCAAGGTGCTGCTTAGTCTTGACTTCTTTCTCCTGCCAGCCCGACTTTGTTGGCATCATCTGCACTCGCCTGTCGCCAAAGAAGATTATTGAAAAGTGGGTGGACTTTGCCAGGTGAGGCTAGAACAGCTAAGGGGGTGGATATCTTCCAGCCCAGAAGGCTTGGGTCTGAGCCCTTGCCTAGGGCATGGTCTAGGGCAGGCTTTCTCAAATGTGGCACAATTAACATTTTGGGTCAGATAATTCTTAGGAGGTGTCTCATGCTTGTTAGGATCTTTAGAAGGGTGCCTGGCTTTTACTTAATACAACTCCTAGCTGTGGCaagcaaaaatgtctctagaaatTGTAAAATTTCTCTAGGGGTGGTGGGGGCAGAAATTCCTCCATCTGAGAATCACTGGTCTAGGTTTGAACCCTTGCTCCTATCTACAGACGCCTGTGTGAGCACAAGTATGGCAATGCCCCCCGCGTCCGCATCAATGGACATGTGGCTGCCCGTTTCCCCTTCATCCCTATGCCACTGGACTACATCCTGCCTGAGCTCCTCAAGAATGCCATGAGGTGGGCTGGCTGGATATGTTGGAAGGGGGCAAGACAGGAACAGGGGTGAAGCTGGGGTACCACTACCTGCTGATCTTTCTTCCCTGCATAGAGCTACGATGGAGAGTCACCTAGATACTCCCTACAATGTCCCAGATGTGGTCATTACCATCGCCAACAATGATATCGATCTCGTCATCAGGTTTGCCCTGAGTGGGAGTTGAGCTGGGATATATGGGGGTTCCAGGCACTGTTTCTGACTTGCTTCATGACCTTGAGCCATACCTGCCCTGCCCTGAGACAAGATACACTTTGTTTCTGAGAATGCCATGAGCTGGATATGAATGGATCTGGGGTCAGCTGGTTTACAGGGCTCTGTGCTTGTCAGCAACTAAAAGGCCTGGACTGAGGAGTCAGGAGTAACCAGTCCATGATGCTGGCTTGAGAATAAATGTAAAATCCTGTGAGAAGGTATAAGCAACCAGTGGCTCAGCAGAAGTGAGGATGGAAGGATAtcacttataaaaaataatgccCGAGGGTCCAGGTGGACTACATTCCATCtttgggtggagggggcaggaaggCTGACTTAGCACTATTTGCTTGGGAGGTAGTGAGCCCCCACCAAAGCTGAGCCAAGCCCATGTTATCAACATCCTGCCAGGATTTCAGACCGGGGCGGGGGAATCGCTCACAAAGACCTGGATCGGGTTATGGACTACCACTTCACTACAGCTGAGGCCAGCACCCAGGACCCCCGGATCAGCCCCCTTTTTGGCCACCTGGACATGCACAGTGGTGGCCAGTCAGGGCCCATGCACGGGTGAGGCCCCACCTGGCCACAATGGGAGGGTGGGGGTCCCCGGGAGACTCAAGCCTCTGAAGCCTCTGTCCTGTCCCCCATCCATTCTAGCTTCGGCTTTGGGCTGCCAACCTCACGGGCCTACGCAGAGTACCTCGGTGGTTCCCTTCGGCTGCAGTCCCTGCAGGGCATTGGCACAGATGTCTACTTGCGGCTCCGTCACATCGATGGCCGAGAGGAAAGCTTCCGCATCTGACCCCACAGCCCTTGGCCTGCTTGCCTGCCTGGCCCGGGCTGCACACCCTGCCAGGACCTTCTGGGTGAGGCAGGGTACCACCCTGCTCCACATGCTGCTGCATCTGGGGTCTTAGGGCCCCAAATATATGGAATTACATGGAGCCCAGTGCTGCCCCTCCTCTACAGAGGTCCgttgcctccctgcctccaggccttggaggagaggaagtggggaCCCTTGAGGCCTCCAGCACCAGCTCCGTTATTCTTGTTCCTGGGGAACCCCTACCTTGACTGCTGTTTGTTATTAAAGTTCACATTTTGAATGCCCTCTTGGGCCCCGTGTGTGGGGAGCGCAGGTGAGCTTTGGTTTCCACCCTATTCTGGTTCCCTGGGCCCTTGGGTTTAATTAGCTCATGTCTTAGTCTCTAACTGTCCTGACAGCCTGGCAGGCTATGTATAGAATTGCCCCCAAATCTCTTGCACATTTGGTTTGGCGGGAGTTGGGATGGCTCTGGCAGTTTGTGCAAAGAcctttcattcatttcacttaacaAATGTTTCTGGGTCCCAGATAGTTTTGAAGGCCCAGCTTGGCCCAGCTTCAGGCCTCAGTTCTGACTCTTCCCTTCCTGGCAGTCACAGGTTCTGGAAGTGAAGGTCACCAGACTGGGCAACCTGAGCCACCTGATTCCTGAGCCTGAGTAAGGTTAAAAATACTGCCTGCCAGCTGTGCCTGCTTCTGCCAAGGAAAAGGAACACACAAGATTATACCCTGGCAGGTGCCAAGGGACAGTGGGGCATTGGTAGGGAGGGCTAAAGGAAAGGGCTCTAGAGAGCAGGTGGGacccaggggaggggaagacaggcCTGAAAGCCTGCTTTGGTGGGACTGGTGATGGAGGTGGGGGATTGAGGGGAGACAGGAATTGTATCTGGAGGTCAAATGCCAGGTGGTGGAAACCACAGTGACTTATCAGACTGAAAATCCTGCTGACTGCAGTGCAGGGGGTCAGGCTGGAGTACAGCCAAGAAGCATGGGCTTTTTACTGCAGGCAGCAGTGATCCATGGACAGATTTTAAGCTAGGAAGGGATGTTTCCACTTGGATTTCGTAGAAGCAGATGCTGAAAGGAGGGTTTGTGTCCATGTGATTTGTTGAGAAAGTGCTCTGGTTAGGGAGTAGGGgaagcaggaaagggaagggCAGGAAACCAAACAAGGATGTCATCTCAGGCAAAAGTCCAGAGCTAGTAAGTTTTGCCTTAGAATTGAGGCAAGAGAGCTAAGTTCCACAGTCATTGATGGATTCCTTTACTTGACAATCATTGGTTAATGTCTATGTTGGGAAGTAGGGGTGGGTAGGTACTTAAACATCCAAACTTAAAACTTTCCTTTTCAGCTTCTTAAGGCAACACAGCTCTATTAGTCCAAGGGATAATTTGACAAAGAGCCTCTGGCTTTTGAAAGCACATCAATCAAAGGTAATCTGGATCTGAAGAAGCAACAAAGAGATTCCAGAGGATCTGGGTGAAGCATCTACATAGTTCTAGAAATAACAGATTTGCACAGTAGAAGGAGGATTAGAAGGAGAATAGTGAGGAGGTTGGCGTAGTAACCTGGATCAGGGATTTATAAACCCTAGGTTAATCCTGAACTAGAGAGGAGAGCATCCCTGCAAGATGTTGGGTGAAGTCAAAAGTGAGGCACCAGAACCTTAGGTGGATAGAGTGACAATCTTGAAgatggggagtgggagaaggCATTACAATTTTAATCTTGTCTTGCCTAACTTGTTTTTTCAGATTCTTATGCAGCCAGACACTTGGCATTCATTGCCCACCTCCAATTCTTTAATTTCCCCAAAGCCGAGTTACCAGCACTTCCCATTGCCATcaacctccccacctcccatatggaactcctatttttcttttctttttaaagtttattttgagagagagcgaggggaagcggcaaagagaggggggcagaggtctgaagtgggctccacaccacagcagagagcccgatttggggctcgaactcaacagccatgaaatcatgacctgagcagaagttcaaggcttaaccaattgagccacacaggcaccccaagaactccTACTGATCTGCAACCTGAGGCCCCATACGCAGGCTTTGAGCATTCCACCCCAATAACCAATTTGAGCTTCTAAGCCCAATAACTAATTTATAAgtcaaagaaaattaagagaatggcaaaaaaaaaaaaaaaaaaaaaaaaacatttattgaacacctacctTGCTTGGTACTGTGCGATACACTTATATACATAAGGGATACCCTTTATATAGTTACATGGGTTATACAGTTATGTATAGTTTAACCATAACCGACCCTCTGAGAATGGACACCTTTGTACAATTTACCCAGAGTAGGATCAGAACCCGGATTCCTCACTAAGCCCAAGACGCTCTCTAATATGTCCACTGCGTCTAATTTGTCTAGGGGACAAATTAAGCCTTTAAAAAGGCTTAATTCTATGAGAGCAATTTACTAGCTATCCCTGGACACAGCTGTCCTGTTTCCTTCACCGTGAACAAGGACGGCAGTTTCTTCAATCTTTACAAAAGGGGTGACGGGGCTTTAGGTTGGCGGAAGTGGGCAACGCAGAAGTGGGTGTTAATTCCAAGCTCAAAGCCCTACTGCAGCCAGGGAGGCAGCTCTGGCTCCGTCCCGGTACCGGGTAAAGTGGGGGCAGTGCCTCTGGTAATTGGCACCTCCTGGCTTCCTCAGGCACCAGGCCCTTTAAAAAGATCGGGCTGAGTCATCACACATCACGAAGGTCTCCTCTTTCAACTCAGGGTTCAGCCATATTTCtatacggaaaaaaaaaaaaattccagcgcGATTGGCACACGAAAGGTCAAACTTGTCAGGGACCGCTAAAACGCCGCACTAACCAGTGAGCTCTTGCTACGCCACAGGCCCCGCCTTCAGGGCGGTAGCTGCCTCCGCCACGCGTCGCTGACCCGGAACTAAAAGCGCTGCGTGGCGCCGGATTCCAGCGTCATTTCCACTACGACGATGGCGGCACAGGGAGCAGCTGCGGCCGTTGCGGCGGCTACTTCAGGGGTCGCGGGGGAGAGCGATCCCGGGCCCGGGGAGAATGCGGCGGTCGAGGGGACCGCCCCGTCCCCGGGCCGCGTCTCTCCCCCGACTCCAGCGCGCGGCGAGCCGGAAGTCACCGTGGAGATCGGAGAAACGTACCTGTGCCGACGACCGGATAGCACCTGGCGTGAGGGCGGGGCCCAGGGACAGGGGGCGGGGCATGAGGGCGGGTTCTCTGAGGGGGCTGACGTTGTAGGGGCGGGGCTTGAGGGAAGAGCGCGGAGTTTCCGCCCCTCCCGGGCACCGCCTACAAATCCCACCAGTCTGGCTCTCCTGGAACACAAGCAACTCCCGTTTAATTGTATGTAGAACTCCCATTCCACTTGCTTATCCAATCTTAGACTTCATTccctttttaaacaaaaccatCGTTCCTTGCTGGTCTCTCTGGTCTCTGCGACTTACTTTTCCATCCCTCTTCTACAACCGCCAGCAGAGGGGACCtaccaaaacacaaaaatgaacttcctttttccttttcttgtcttacttcATCTTCAGAATAAACCCCCAATTCCTTAGAAGGACGTACATCTTTGTGACCTGTGGTTTTTAGACACCCCTAGCAAAGGCCATTGCCAGACTAGACCACACTGTACTCTCTGAAGACCACATGCCTTTTACCACCTGTGCCAAATGCTTGAATGCCCTTGCCTTTCTTGTTCACCTAGCTagctcctactcatcctttaacACACCATATCCCTTGTGATGCCATTACTGACTCCCTTCAGGCAAAGTGAGTCCTTCCCTTATGAATGTGCCTACAACATTTTCTTCATACCTCAGTTAGCCATAGTATATGTGACATTATGTAGTCATCGTGTGCGTCTTCCCATATCAAAGTGGGAACTTCTGGAGGGCAGGACCTCTTGTGATTCACTGCTGTGTCCTCTCTACCCAGCAATAACACAGCATAGGACCAGACACGCAGTGGTTGCCTTACTCATTTGTTGAATGGTTGGCTAGTTGTCAGGCGCTATGCTACATGCTTTAGAGGCATTAGCTCACCCTCTGAGGTGGGCACTATTAGTTctgttttgtagatgaagaaactgaggctcaaccAAAATAATTTGCACTTAAATATAGGAAGTGAGGAGCTAGAATTGTATATAAACCCAGAGCCAGCCTTCATGACTGCTGAACAAATGAGCAGCTAAGTATAGTAAAACAAGCATTGTATTTGGAGCCAGACTTAAACTCAGTTAAATGTTAACTTcttattgtttttcaaatatgtgaGCCTGGGTAAGCttcagtttttcatctgtaaagtaagaGTAACAGCTCCAACCTGGCCCACTTCACAGGCAGCGATTGATGGAATGACAGATGTAGATGGGTGATGTTAGCTTGTGTATGTCCCTGGAATCTGGAAACTGCTCCTCAGTGTGAAGGATTCTTCTTGTTCCAGCCCTGCCTTTCTGATGATCCTATCCTTTTTCTTTCACAGATTCTGCTGAAGTGATTCAGTCTCGAGTGAATGATCAGGAGGGCCGAGAGGAATTCTATGTACACTACGTGGGCTGTGAGTGACTTGGGGCTTTCTGGgcttgggtgggggagaggggtggaagtACAGCACCCTCATGGCCTATCCTCACAGTTAACCGGCGACTAGACGAATGGGTAGACAAGAACCGGCTGGCACTGACCAAAACAGTAAAAGATGCCGTGCAGAAGAACTCAGAGAAGTACCTGAGCGAGCTGGCTGAGCAGCCTGAGCGCAAGATCACTCGCAACCAAAAGCGCAAGCATGATGAGATCAACCACGTGCAGAAGGTCTGgaccccctccctttccccaagGCCCCAGGAGGCTCAGCTGCCTCTGCCAACTTCCTTGGGTCCCAGTGCCAAAACCATAGCagctcctgtttctttttttttctttcttccttttttttaatgtttatgtattttggcgggagagagagagggagacagaggatccaaagcaggctctgctttgacagcagcgagcctgatgtggggctcaaacccctgagccatgagatcatgacctgagctgaagtcagctgcttaaccgactgagccacccagatgttcc
It contains:
- the BCKDK gene encoding 3-methyl-2-oxobutanoate dehydrogenase [lipoamide] kinase, mitochondrial isoform X1 gives rise to the protein MILASVLGSGPRSGPPLRPLLGPALSLRARSTSATDTHHVEMARERSKTVTSFYNQSAIDVAAEKPSVRLTPTMMLYSGRSQDGSHLLKSARYLQQELPVRIAHRIKGFRSLPFIIGCNPTILHVHELYIRAFQKLTDFPPIKDQADEARYCQLVRQLLDDHKDVVTLLAEGLRESRKHIEDEKLVRYFLDKTLTSRLGIRMLATHHLALHEDKPDFVGIICTRLSPKKIIEKWVDFARRLCEHKYGNAPRVRINGHVAARFPFIPMPLDYILPELLKNAMRATMESHLDTPYNVPDVVITIANNDIDLVIRISDRGGGIAHKDLDRVMDYHFTTAEASTQDPRISPLFGHLDMHSGGQSGPMHGFGFGLPTSRAYAEYLGGSLRLQSLQGIGTDVYLRLRHIDGREESFRI
- the BCKDK gene encoding 3-methyl-2-oxobutanoate dehydrogenase [lipoamide] kinase, mitochondrial isoform X2, which gives rise to MILASVLGSGPRSGPPLRPLLGPALSLRARSTSATDTHHVEMARERSKTVTSFYNQSAIDVAAEKPSVRLTPTMMLYSGRSQDGSHLLKSARYLQQELPVRIAHRIKGFRSLPFIIGCNPTILHVHELYIRAFQKLTDFPPIKDQADEARYCQLVRQLLDDHKDVVTLLAEGLRESRKHIEDEKLVRYFLDKTLTSRLGIRMLATHHLALHEDKPDFVGIICTRLSPKKIIEKWVDFARRLCEHKYGNAPRVRINGHVAARFPFIPMPLDYILPELLKNAMRATMESHLDTPYNVPDVVITIANNDIDLVISFGFGLPTSRAYAEYLGGSLRLQSLQGIGTDVYLRLRHIDGREESFRI